Proteins encoded in a region of the Oscillatoria sp. FACHB-1407 genome:
- a CDS encoding DUF445 domain-containing protein, which yields MDLFTLWSLIAPPVIGGIIGYFTNDIAIRMLFRPYKAIYIGKRKLPFTPGLIPSNQERLAQRISNAIMGSLLTPAELQNLARRLLATDRMQAAILWLLKLAIEQVKEDNQQKTARILAGILQDFLGQSLPRLIKVWARREDFLEAQLNQVFDQVLLELQLTDAQANQLSDWLLKAVLPPDVLRQSLVNFLTDRNIQIIDEGFREKTSGTYWVVANLFGLRNTLIRLRTYCLDEPEASNAVLAELIRSLQIQERLKEVLQNISLQNLPVSTVRQLRKTMRDAVRGYIQMRGTEVLQGLSNSVDWDHFSNLLLNRLRNSTAVADSLEPVSQELALILERYLERDLEAIVAKAIPIMNLDQVIIDRVKATSPQDLEAAIQEIVRSELQAIVNLGGVLGFFIGLLQVVGLALRGSPVS from the coding sequence TTGGATCTCTTTACCCTCTGGTCACTTATTGCTCCTCCAGTTATCGGTGGCATCATTGGCTATTTCACCAATGACATTGCCATTCGAATGTTGTTTCGCCCCTATAAAGCGATCTACATTGGCAAGCGCAAACTTCCCTTCACACCGGGTTTGATTCCCAGTAATCAAGAACGGTTAGCGCAACGCATTTCTAATGCCATTATGGGGTCTCTCTTGACTCCCGCAGAACTGCAAAATTTGGCACGCCGATTATTAGCAACCGATCGGATGCAAGCGGCAATTCTGTGGCTACTCAAGTTGGCGATCGAGCAAGTCAAAGAGGATAACCAACAAAAAACCGCCAGGATCTTAGCAGGAATTTTGCAGGATTTCTTAGGGCAATCCTTACCCCGATTGATCAAAGTTTGGGCGAGACGAGAAGATTTTTTAGAAGCACAACTCAACCAAGTCTTTGATCAGGTTTTATTAGAGTTGCAATTAACAGATGCTCAAGCCAATCAATTGTCAGACTGGTTACTTAAAGCTGTTTTACCACCGGATGTGTTGCGACAATCCCTCGTCAACTTTTTGACCGATCGCAACATTCAAATTATCGATGAGGGCTTTCGTGAAAAAACCAGCGGAACTTATTGGGTTGTTGCCAATCTCTTTGGTTTGAGAAACACGTTGATTCGCTTGAGAACCTATTGTTTAGATGAACCAGAAGCGAGTAATGCAGTCTTAGCCGAGTTAATTCGATCGCTGCAAATTCAGGAGCGATTAAAAGAAGTCCTTCAAAATATTTCTCTACAAAATTTGCCTGTCTCCACGGTTCGCCAACTTCGTAAAACAATGCGAGACGCCGTGCGGGGTTACATCCAAATGCGAGGCACTGAAGTACTTCAAGGTTTAAGCAATTCCGTTGATTGGGATCACTTTTCTAACTTACTTCTAAACCGACTGCGCAACTCTACCGCTGTTGCAGATTCTCTAGAGCCAGTCAGCCAGGAGTTAGCTTTAATATTGGAGCGATATTTAGAACGAGATTTAGAGGCGATCGTTGCAAAAGCAATTCCCATTATGAATCTAGATCAAGTGATTATTGATCGCGTTAAAGCGACCTCTCCTCAAGATTTGGAGGCTGCTATTCAAGAAATTGTGCGAAGTGAGTTACAAGCGATCGTCAATCTAGGAGGAGTGCTGGGATTTTTCATTGGTTTACTCCAGGTTGTTGGATTAGCGTTACGAGGAAGCCCAGTTTCCTAA
- a CDS encoding STAS domain-containing protein — MSTINVFLPTRILSSANAPDLLNWIRDCLEKNRNHLLINLKNVLFMDSIGLTALITARGMVLEAGGKLGVCGLTGQARMLFEMTNMERVFEIYETAVEFQQAIEQLRTAQVDAVP; from the coding sequence ATGTCTACCATAAATGTTTTTCTTCCCACACGCATCCTAAGTTCTGCGAATGCTCCTGATTTATTAAATTGGATTCGTGACTGTCTAGAAAAGAATCGCAATCATTTACTCATCAATCTAAAAAATGTATTGTTCATGGACAGCATCGGTTTAACAGCCCTGATTACTGCCCGAGGAATGGTCTTAGAGGCAGGGGGCAAACTGGGCGTGTGCGGTCTAACGGGTCAAGCTCGTATGCTCTTTGAGATGACCAATATGGAGCGAGTATTTGAGATTTACGAGACAGCAGTTGAGTTTCAGCAAGCGATCGAACAGCTTCGCACAGCTCAGGTAGATGCCGTTCCTTAA